From the Tripterygium wilfordii isolate XIE 37 chromosome 6, ASM1340144v1, whole genome shotgun sequence genome, one window contains:
- the LOC120000481 gene encoding homeobox-leucine zipper protein HAT5-like isoform X2, with translation MASDTVSAGSNFTVLLQNDRISASSSSEVLDSLWIPARSTLDGTMDNPDEDLDVQFNQPPGKKRRLSATQVEFLERNFEVENKLEPEKKVQLAKGLGLQPRQITIWFQNRRARYKNKRLEKDFDSLISSYDKLKIDYDCLSKEKQILKQEVFALKETLLNREKGKEHLEPQDAIEKPVVPNSALESMSNVVPMEVCKQEDARSDVFDSDSPHYTDGNNSSLLEPEQSDFSQEEEHHNLGRSFLQVLPCFPKLADGCYGYPSVNSFSFEFPVEDQPFWTWSY, from the exons ATGGCAAGTGATACTGTCTCAGCTGGTTCTAACTTCACTGTTTTGCTTCAAAACGACAGaatttctgcttcttcttcttctgaggTTCTCGACTCCCTTTGGATCCCCGCTCGTTCCACTCTTGACG GTACCATGGATAATCCGGATGAGGATCTTGATGTGCAGTTTAATCAACCACCAGGGAAGAAAAGGCGACTCTCGGCAACACAAGTTGAGTTTCTTGAGAGGAATTTTGAGGTAGAAAATAAGCTTGAACCAGAGAagaaagtccaacttgctaaggGACTAGGATTGCAGCCTCGCCAAATCACCATATGGTTCCAAAATCGAAGAGCTCGGTACAAGAACAAAAGGCTCGAAAAGGATTTCGATTCCTTGATATCTTCCTACGATAAGCTCAAGATCGATTACGATTGTCTTTCCAAGGAGAAACAAATCTTGAAACAAGAG GTTTTTGCACTGAAAGAAACATTGCTCAATAGAGAGAAGGGAAAAGAACATTTGGAACCACAAGATGCAATTGAAAAACCAGTAGTCCCAAATTCAGCGTTAGAATCTATGTCCAATGTCGTGCCAATGGAAGTCTGCAAACAAGAAGATGCAAGAAGTGATGTTTTTGACTCGGACAGTCCTCATTACACTGATGGGAACAATTCTTCATTGTTAGAACCAGAACAGTCGGATTTCTCGCAAGAAGAAGAGCATCATAATCTTGGAAGGAGCTTCTTGCAAGTCCTACCGTGCTTTCCAAAACTTGCAGATGGATGTTATGGTTACCCATCTGTTAATTCCTTTAGTTTTGAGTTTCCAGTAGAAGATCAGCCATTCTGGACCTGGTCTTATTAA
- the LOC120000481 gene encoding homeobox-leucine zipper protein ATHB-22-like isoform X1: MASDTVSAGSNFTVLLQNDRISASSSSEVLDSLWIPARSTLDGPSSMIHFDNVGGSGTMDNPDEDLDVQFNQPPGKKRRLSATQVEFLERNFEVENKLEPEKKVQLAKGLGLQPRQITIWFQNRRARYKNKRLEKDFDSLISSYDKLKIDYDCLSKEKQILKQEVFALKETLLNREKGKEHLEPQDAIEKPVVPNSALESMSNVVPMEVCKQEDARSDVFDSDSPHYTDGNNSSLLEPEQSDFSQEEEHHNLGRSFLQVLPCFPKLADGCYGYPSVNSFSFEFPVEDQPFWTWSY; this comes from the exons ATGGCAAGTGATACTGTCTCAGCTGGTTCTAACTTCACTGTTTTGCTTCAAAACGACAGaatttctgcttcttcttcttctgaggTTCTCGACTCCCTTTGGATCCCCGCTCGTTCCACTCTTGACG GTCCATCATCAATGATTCATTTTGATAATGTTGGAGGATCAGGTACCATGGATAATCCGGATGAGGATCTTGATGTGCAGTTTAATCAACCACCAGGGAAGAAAAGGCGACTCTCGGCAACACAAGTTGAGTTTCTTGAGAGGAATTTTGAGGTAGAAAATAAGCTTGAACCAGAGAagaaagtccaacttgctaaggGACTAGGATTGCAGCCTCGCCAAATCACCATATGGTTCCAAAATCGAAGAGCTCGGTACAAGAACAAAAGGCTCGAAAAGGATTTCGATTCCTTGATATCTTCCTACGATAAGCTCAAGATCGATTACGATTGTCTTTCCAAGGAGAAACAAATCTTGAAACAAGAG GTTTTTGCACTGAAAGAAACATTGCTCAATAGAGAGAAGGGAAAAGAACATTTGGAACCACAAGATGCAATTGAAAAACCAGTAGTCCCAAATTCAGCGTTAGAATCTATGTCCAATGTCGTGCCAATGGAAGTCTGCAAACAAGAAGATGCAAGAAGTGATGTTTTTGACTCGGACAGTCCTCATTACACTGATGGGAACAATTCTTCATTGTTAGAACCAGAACAGTCGGATTTCTCGCAAGAAGAAGAGCATCATAATCTTGGAAGGAGCTTCTTGCAAGTCCTACCGTGCTTTCCAAAACTTGCAGATGGATGTTATGGTTACCCATCTGTTAATTCCTTTAGTTTTGAGTTTCCAGTAGAAGATCAGCCATTCTGGACCTGGTCTTATTAA
- the LOC120000860 gene encoding putative pentatricopeptide repeat-containing protein At5g40405: MRSSRCTIAKHPIISLVKASTTLRELKQIHSHLLSTGTLHDPRILGEFIATIALHNQKNLDYSEQIVNHCENPTLFTLNSLIRAHSKGSTPPKSFHFYNRILWSANNLSPDNYTFNFLVHACAQLSARTIGLTVHGAVLKHGFENDPHVQSALIYMYAELGCLRDCHQVFDEIPEPDLVCQTTMVSACARCGDVSFARELFDVMSERDHITWNAMIAGYVQCGKSKEALNLFCAMQTQGVKVSEVSMVSVLSACSHLGALDQGRWAHAYIESNKLPITATLGTALIDMYAKCGNVNKSMGIFWGMKEKNVYTWSTAINALAMNGDGHKCLELFSLMKKDGVQPNEVTFVSILRACSVVGLVEEGEEHFESIKKVYGIEPKLEHYGCMVDLYGRAGRLNEAVSFINNMAVKPHAGAWGALLSACRMYKNMELGELASRKLIALEAKNHHAYVLLSNIYADSNNWDKANYVRRIMKSRGVRKEPGCSAIEVDGEVHEFFVGDNSHPRYGDVDIV; the protein is encoded by the coding sequence ATGCGTTCCTCACGATGCACAATCGCAAAGCATCCAATCATTTCTCTAGTAAAAGCGTCCACCACTCTCAGAGAGCTTAAGCAAATCCACTCTCACTTGTTATCTACTGGCACTTTACACGACCCTCGCATTCTAGGCGAATTCATAGCCACTATTGCCCTCCACAATCAAAAGAATCTTGACTATTCCGAGCAAATCGTTAACCATTGCGAAAACCCAACTCTCTTCACTTTAAATTCCCTGATCAGAGCCCATTCTAAAGGCTCAACTCCTCCAAAGAGCTTCCATTTCTATAACAGAATCCTCTGGTCTGCTAATAACCTTTCACCTGATAACTACACTTTCAATTTCTTGGTCCACGCGTGTGCGCAGCTTTCAGCGAGAACGATTGGATTGACAGTCCATGGTGCAGTGCTTAAACATGGATTTGAAAATGATCCGCATGTTCAAAGTGCGTTGATTTACATGTACGCTGAATTGGGTTGTCTGCGTGATTGTCACCAAGTGTTCGATGAAATTCCTGAGCCAGATTTGGTGTGCCAGACTACAATGGTGAGCGCTTGTGCGAGATGCGGGGATGTGTCTTTTGCAAGAGAGTTGTTCGATGTGATGTCTGAAAGGGACCATATCACATGGAATGCAATGATTGCGGGGTATGTGCAATGTGGTAAATCGAAGGAGGCTTTAAATTTGTTTTGCGCGATGCAAACACAAGGCGTCAAAGTAAGTGAGGTTTCTATGGTTTCAGTGTTATCTGCATGCTCCCACTTAGGTGCACTAGATCAGGGGAGATGGGCACATGCTTATATAGAGAGCAACAAGCTTCCAATCACCGCTACATTAGGAACAGCACTGATTGATATGTATGCTAAATGTGGGAATGTTAATAAATCAATGGGAATTTTTTGGGGGATGAAAGAAAAGAATGTATACACATGGAGCACTGCAATTAACGCGTTAGCCATGAATGGGGATGGGCATAAGTGCCTTGAGCTCTTTTCCCTTATGAAAAAAGATGGGGTGCAGCCCAATGAAGTCACATTTGTGTCAATTTTAAGGGCTTGTAGTGTAGTTGGACTGGTTGAAGAAGGTGAAGAGCATTTTGAATCAATTAAAAAAGTATACGGGATTGAGCCTAAGCTGGAACATTATGGGTGTATGGTTGATCTGTATGGCCGAGCTGGGCGATTAAATGAAGCCGTAAGTTTCATCAATAACATGGCAGTTAAGCCGCATGCTGGTGCTTGGGGAGCTTTGCTTAGTGCGTGCAGAATGTATAAAAACATGGAATTGGGCGAACTTGCTTCAAGAAAGCTAATAGCATTAGAGGCCAAAAATCATCATGCTTATGTTCTCTTGTCAAATATATATGCTGATTCCAATAACTGGGATAAGGCAAATTATGTGCGACGGATTATGAAGTCTAGAGGTGTAAGGAAAGAGCCTGGTTGTAGTGCAATAGAGGTTGATGGTGAAGTTCACGAGTTCTTTGTTGGGGATAACTCTCACCCTAGGTATGGTGATGTTGATATTGTGTAA